The following nucleotide sequence is from Candidatus Aminicenantes bacterium.
CGGACAGCGATCCGCAGTTCAAGGGGATCGGAAGTTTGCGCCTGCTGAGCAAGGTCAAAGAGATCCTCGTCGCCGAACGGTTTGAAATAATCAATATCGACAGTGTTCTGATCATCGAAGCGCCGAAGATCAGCCCCTTCAAAAACGAAATAAAAAAGAACGTCAGCGAAGTTCTGCAAATTCCCCAGGACGATTTCAATTTAAAGGCGAAGAGCAAGGAAAAAATCGACGCTGTCGGCAGGGGAGAAGCCCTTGAATGCTTTTCGACCGCATTGCTGACTAAAAA
It contains:
- the ispF gene encoding 2-C-methyl-D-erythritol 2,4-cyclodiphosphate synthase; protein product: MIKLRTGIGYDIHRLKAGNGLFIGGVKISGSLMAEAHSDGDVLIHSLIDALLGAMGQPDIGELFPDSDPQFKGIGSLRLLSKVKEILVAERFEIINIDSVLIIEAPKISPFKNEIKKNVSEVLQIPQDDFNLKAKSKEKIDAVGRGEALECFSTALLTKKGRN